One Pseudomonas entomophila genomic window carries:
- a CDS encoding neuraminidase-like domain-containing protein yields the protein MNSELTDALAEQWRDALSAYVMHHVLPDKLQAGALNMITAEHLDRYFMMDTQVTSKVTTSYLAEALACTQTYINSIFNNLEPGYPEDFDPKLKTFWQQAMSNYSIWAAYQMLEDYPENYIRADLRLDKTTLFKTLENDLSQGRITDAAVQNALLTYLKSYEHQNSIRVQSGYIDYREDNLDSKRFDGFNFANSDYYLLGKDTASPPQYYWRQVDVRLDQASTYIQPDAWTEWQPITLPAGSTVVHARLVLFCGRLHLVWLHYGAPVTVRLADEIEKERYTLKLEILYLGLDKQWSVPELLWSEDIDQDRTKKADAIMFDPKPYRLLALALGRAQGGDDQLYVALATQNGDTYRSKFIVQRDVLKRAVADVDFPPGDKGEDGLMGVLFAHFSDEPGKLNFQRRVSSSDFQVQSVESDGKDRHLELDVLLQQMGKEKYELYVRARSSEVRIHYQVYVANFSTGFILLGDSFGQAQVRSNASGKLELHCWTLGEPDFSDLTLNHTAALATSLSKGDFKKTLYGWYVATKEIDQSPGLASALTGCSAEDIRGGGGFTVTVKGIQPPRSLSARSNFVIVLPAITTVDDMELKVEGKNPPLWTGPFTYNGAASSSWKHLAWPDGKDEVKFTVGQKGQEVTTFTLTRSSISTLDLDAMPHIHQQTTGTDFLVLKFIKSEDKPLAARLNSQQVPDLINRAQFTPQAVFSWDAQHLQEPAYDAEDSGDAYQVWQRSAEDPLLNVYDANGMYLRELFFHVPHLIASRLQEEERFEEARRWLGLIFDPQSRQSPTETRGVDYWNCAWVTQDDTEADAPEHELIDPHAIALRNPSHYRKAIFVQHVGLLLGEADLQYRRQTRDSLANAWLLYRMAADLMGEAPDARSIDTWIPQTIGKLLDHHDEGSLVERYAHAVVPENLPKQRSTFFWAGVAAHKAFRVPVNRQLLDIWDLLAQRFHNLRHFLSIEGYPMELPLYAPAANPFDLLMARMSGSANLAHLLGYRTVVPPYRFRTLVAKAQETVTALIQYGEQLRGFLELEERTELEAMQYQQAAEIAGYTIGIQEQLLSQQQKNEDVLRAQRAATALRRDHYQRLYEDNMSPGETAAITNSTIGRSISSVMNTVLAGGHLATAVPNVFGLASGGANWGAPLTAAALLGQMVPDALILSADVLRETEGYRRRREEWQLQAKLAGKELDVIDKQLEAQKHTTLAAQASLEHSRKALAHSQQLYAYYQNKSTSVSLYRWLRSQATTWHATLFDVAVSLCNSAQACWQFETGNYDRQIIRTPIWQADRYGLNAGGELRLDLHRLETEALLRHERHLELRKTVSLQALLGQKLVFDAGGKVLENWEKVLEALTEDGELKFSLSEMLYDQDYPGHYLRRLHSVALTLPALLGPYQNIRATLTQTLSRLVAKPDPKAVVFLTPELHEGEDSGDGRYAMMSLRARQQVCLSSASQDIGLVTAAETDDRYLPFEGTGAVSDWHLKFPRHDTQVELINNLSDIILEVRYLALPGGAGFESDVNDLVEKYLGGR from the coding sequence ATGAACAGTGAATTGACCGACGCCCTGGCGGAACAGTGGCGTGACGCGCTGAGTGCCTATGTGATGCATCACGTGCTGCCGGACAAGTTGCAGGCAGGTGCCCTGAACATGATCACGGCCGAGCACCTGGACCGTTACTTCATGATGGATACCCAGGTCACCTCCAAAGTGACGACGTCCTACCTGGCTGAAGCATTGGCTTGTACCCAGACCTATATCAACTCGATTTTCAACAACCTCGAGCCTGGGTATCCGGAAGATTTCGATCCGAAGCTGAAAACGTTCTGGCAACAGGCCATGTCGAATTATTCGATCTGGGCGGCTTACCAGATGCTGGAAGATTATCCCGAGAACTACATCCGCGCCGACCTGAGGTTGGACAAGACAACGTTGTTCAAGACCCTGGAGAACGACCTGAGCCAGGGGCGGATTACCGATGCCGCCGTGCAGAACGCATTGCTGACTTACCTCAAGAGCTATGAGCACCAGAACAGCATCCGGGTGCAGTCCGGTTACATCGATTACCGCGAGGATAATCTGGACAGCAAACGGTTCGACGGCTTCAACTTCGCCAATTCGGATTACTACCTGCTGGGCAAGGACACGGCTTCACCTCCCCAGTACTACTGGCGGCAAGTCGATGTGCGCCTGGACCAAGCCTCCACCTATATCCAGCCCGACGCCTGGACGGAATGGCAGCCGATCACCCTGCCGGCAGGGAGTACGGTGGTCCATGCTCGGCTGGTGTTGTTCTGCGGGCGCCTGCATTTGGTCTGGTTGCACTATGGGGCGCCGGTCACGGTACGACTCGCCGATGAAATCGAGAAGGAGCGTTATACGCTGAAACTCGAGATCCTCTATCTGGGGCTGGATAAGCAGTGGTCGGTACCGGAGCTCCTATGGAGCGAGGATATAGATCAAGATCGTACGAAGAAAGCTGACGCGATAATGTTCGATCCGAAGCCCTACAGGTTGTTGGCACTTGCATTAGGCCGTGCACAGGGCGGTGATGACCAGTTGTACGTTGCGCTTGCCACGCAGAATGGTGATACATACAGAAGCAAATTTATTGTGCAGCGCGATGTGTTGAAGCGTGCGGTGGCTGACGTGGACTTTCCGCCCGGCGATAAAGGGGAAGACGGTCTCATGGGAGTGCTATTTGCGCACTTTAGCGACGAGCCAGGGAAGTTGAACTTCCAGCGGCGCGTGAGTTCCAGTGATTTCCAAGTTCAGAGTGTCGAGTCGGATGGCAAGGATCGTCATCTGGAACTTGATGTTCTTCTGCAGCAGATGGGTAAGGAAAAGTACGAGCTGTACGTACGGGCGCGCTCTTCGGAAGTGCGTATTCACTATCAGGTATATGTAGCGAATTTCAGTACTGGTTTTATCCTGCTGGGAGATAGTTTCGGCCAGGCCCAGGTACGCTCCAATGCATCCGGAAAGCTTGAACTGCATTGTTGGACGTTAGGTGAACCTGACTTTAGCGACCTCACACTGAACCATACGGCGGCCCTCGCGACGAGTCTGTCCAAGGGCGACTTTAAAAAGACACTGTATGGGTGGTATGTGGCAACGAAGGAGATTGATCAGTCACCGGGGCTGGCAAGTGCGCTAACGGGCTGCAGCGCCGAAGACATCCGTGGCGGTGGAGGGTTCACTGTCACTGTCAAAGGTATTCAACCACCGAGGTCTCTGTCTGCTCGCAGTAACTTCGTCATTGTGCTCCCTGCGATCACAACCGTGGATGACATGGAATTGAAGGTCGAGGGCAAAAACCCCCCTTTGTGGACCGGTCCGTTCACTTACAACGGTGCCGCCAGCAGCAGCTGGAAGCACCTTGCCTGGCCTGATGGGAAGGACGAGGTCAAGTTTACGGTCGGCCAGAAGGGGCAGGAGGTAACGACGTTCACGCTGACGCGATCGTCCATTTCCACCCTTGACCTGGATGCGATGCCGCACATTCATCAACAGACAACCGGTACTGACTTCCTGGTCCTCAAGTTCATCAAGAGTGAAGACAAGCCACTGGCCGCACGCTTGAACTCCCAGCAGGTCCCGGACCTGATCAATCGTGCTCAATTTACCCCTCAGGCAGTGTTCAGCTGGGACGCGCAGCATCTGCAGGAGCCGGCCTACGACGCGGAGGATAGCGGCGACGCGTATCAGGTCTGGCAGCGGTCCGCTGAAGACCCCTTGCTGAACGTGTACGATGCCAACGGCATGTACTTGCGCGAACTGTTCTTCCATGTGCCCCATCTGATTGCCTCGCGTCTGCAAGAGGAGGAGCGCTTCGAAGAGGCCCGCCGCTGGCTGGGACTGATCTTCGACCCGCAAAGCAGGCAATCTCCAACGGAAACACGCGGTGTCGATTATTGGAATTGTGCCTGGGTGACGCAGGACGATACCGAGGCTGACGCGCCCGAGCATGAGCTGATCGATCCGCATGCCATTGCACTGCGTAACCCTTCGCATTACCGCAAGGCCATCTTCGTGCAGCATGTGGGCCTGCTGCTCGGTGAAGCCGATCTTCAATACCGTCGGCAAACCCGCGACAGCCTTGCCAATGCCTGGCTGCTGTACCGAATGGCGGCGGACCTGATGGGCGAGGCGCCGGATGCACGTTCGATTGATACATGGATACCGCAAACCATAGGCAAGCTGTTGGATCACCATGACGAAGGCAGCCTGGTGGAACGTTACGCACACGCCGTTGTACCAGAGAACCTGCCCAAGCAACGGTCCACGTTCTTCTGGGCCGGCGTGGCGGCACACAAGGCCTTCCGAGTGCCGGTCAACAGGCAGTTGCTGGACATCTGGGACCTGCTGGCGCAGCGCTTCCATAACCTTCGCCATTTCCTGAGCATCGAGGGTTATCCGATGGAACTGCCGCTGTATGCGCCGGCGGCGAATCCGTTCGACCTGCTGATGGCGCGCATGAGCGGCAGTGCCAACCTGGCTCACCTGCTGGGCTATCGCACCGTGGTACCGCCTTACCGATTCCGCACCCTGGTGGCCAAGGCCCAGGAAACGGTGACCGCGCTGATCCAGTACGGCGAGCAGTTGCGCGGTTTCCTGGAACTGGAAGAACGTACCGAACTGGAAGCGATGCAATACCAGCAGGCTGCGGAAATCGCGGGTTACACCATCGGTATTCAGGAGCAGTTGCTCAGCCAGCAACAGAAGAACGAGGACGTGCTGAGGGCGCAGCGTGCCGCTACGGCGTTGCGGCGGGATCACTACCAGCGCTTGTACGAAGACAACATGTCGCCTGGGGAGACTGCGGCAATAACCAATAGCACCATCGGACGCAGCATATCCTCGGTCATGAACACCGTACTTGCTGGCGGCCACCTGGCTACAGCAGTTCCCAATGTCTTTGGTCTGGCCAGCGGTGGCGCTAACTGGGGCGCGCCATTGACCGCAGCGGCTTTACTGGGGCAGATGGTTCCGGATGCTTTGATTCTTTCAGCCGACGTGTTGCGCGAAACCGAAGGCTACCGCCGCCGCCGGGAAGAATGGCAATTACAAGCCAAGCTGGCCGGCAAGGAGCTGGACGTCATCGACAAGCAACTCGAAGCGCAAAAGCATACGACGCTGGCCGCCCAAGCCTCGCTGGAGCACAGCCGCAAGGCCCTGGCGCACTCCCAGCAGTTGTATGCGTACTACCAGAACAAATCCACCAGCGTGTCGCTCTATCGATGGCTGCGCTCCCAGGCCACCACCTGGCACGCGACCTTGTTCGATGTGGCGGTCAGCCTGTGCAACAGTGCCCAGGCCTGCTGGCAGTTCGAGACGGGCAACTACGACAGGCAGATCATCCGCACGCCCATCTGGCAGGCGGACCGTTACGGCCTGAATGCCGGTGGCGAGCTGCGGCTTGACCTGCATCGGTTGGAGACGGAGGCACTGCTGAGGCATGAGCGGCACCTGGAGCTTCGCAAAACGGTGTCGCTGCAGGCGCTGCTGGGCCAGAAGCTGGTCTTCGACGCAGGCGGCAAAGTGCTCGAAAACTGGGAGAAGGTGCTCGAGGCGTTGACAGAGGATGGCGAACTGAAATTCAGCCTGTCGGAAATGCTGTACGACCAGGATTATCCGGGACACTACCTGCGTCGCCTGCACAGTGTGGCGTTGACACTGCCTGCCCTGCTGGGCCCCTACCAGAACATCCGCGCAACCTTGACCCAGACCCTGAGCCGGTTGGTGGCCAAACCAGATCCCAAGGCCGTGGTGTTCCTGACACCGGAATTGCACGAGGGCGAGGATTCTGGCGACGGGCGCTACGCGATGATGAGCTTGCGTGCGCGGCAGCAGGTCTGCCTGTCTTCGGCCAGCCAGGATATCGGCCTGGTGACCGCCGCCGAGACGGATGATCGTTATCTGCCATTCGAAGGCACTGGTGCGGTGTCCGATTGGCACCTGAAGTTCCCTCGTCATGACACGCAAGTAGAGCTGATCAATAACCTCAGCGACATCATCCTGGAGGTCCGTTACTTGGCCTTGCCTGGCGGGGCGGGCTTCGAATCGGATGTCAATGACCTGGTCGAAAAGTATCTGGGGGGCCGTTGA
- a CDS encoding cupin domain-containing protein: MSDFITVLRETCPTPVVDATKWKRIGGDPHTVNLNAYLSADGSKIMGTWICTPGTFEVHYEKWEYCHFLDGYCIVTPEGEAPKHLKAGDVFVIEPGMKGTWEVVETVRKYFVFA; the protein is encoded by the coding sequence ATGTCCGACTTCATCACCGTCCTGCGCGAAACCTGCCCCACCCCCGTCGTCGACGCCACCAAGTGGAAGCGCATCGGCGGCGATCCGCACACCGTCAACCTCAACGCCTACCTGTCCGCCGACGGCAGCAAGATCATGGGCACCTGGATCTGCACGCCGGGCACGTTCGAGGTCCACTACGAGAAGTGGGAGTACTGCCACTTCCTCGACGGGTACTGCATCGTCACCCCCGAAGGCGAAGCGCCCAAGCATCTGAAGGCGGGCGATGTGTTCGTGATCGAACCTGGGATGAAAGGCACCTGGGAAGTGGTGGAGACGGTGCGCAAGTATTTCGTGTTCGCCTGA
- a CDS encoding phosphatidate cytidylyltransferase codes for MDHNTLSLFAGIGALLLLASLIGRLLKWRAGPAPHAVIDNLNARINAWWVMVLVIGIAFLFGKYGVIVLFYGVSFYALREFMTLTPTRRSDYPALAAAFYVALPVQYLLIAMDWYGMFSIFIPVYLFLLLPILASFGGDTTRFLERASKVQWGLMIAVYCVSSVPALMTLDIPGYEGRNLLLIAWLILVVQISDVLQYVCGKLFGKRKVAPNLSPSKTVEGLAGGVALATLVGALLCWITPFTFWQAALMALTVNAMGFFGGLVMSAIKRDRGVKDWGHMIEGHGGMLDRMDSVCFAAPVFFHFVRYWWA; via the coding sequence ATGGACCACAACACCCTGTCGCTGTTCGCCGGCATCGGCGCCCTGCTGCTGCTCGCCAGCCTGATCGGCCGCCTGCTCAAGTGGCGTGCCGGCCCTGCCCCGCACGCAGTGATCGACAACCTCAACGCCCGCATCAACGCCTGGTGGGTGATGGTGCTGGTGATCGGCATCGCCTTCCTGTTCGGCAAGTACGGGGTGATCGTGCTGTTCTACGGCGTGTCGTTCTACGCCCTGCGCGAATTCATGACCCTCACCCCCACCCGGCGCAGCGACTACCCGGCGCTGGCGGCGGCGTTCTATGTGGCGCTGCCGGTGCAGTACCTGCTGATCGCCATGGACTGGTACGGCATGTTCAGCATCTTCATCCCGGTGTACCTGTTCCTGCTGCTGCCCATTCTTGCCAGTTTCGGCGGCGACACCACGCGCTTCCTCGAACGCGCCTCGAAAGTGCAGTGGGGCCTGATGATCGCGGTGTACTGCGTGTCGTCGGTGCCGGCGTTGATGACCCTGGACATCCCCGGCTACGAAGGCCGCAACCTGTTGCTGATCGCCTGGCTGATCCTCGTGGTGCAGATCAGCGACGTACTGCAGTACGTGTGCGGCAAGCTGTTCGGCAAGCGCAAGGTGGCCCCCAACCTGTCGCCGTCGAAGACCGTCGAGGGGCTGGCCGGTGGCGTGGCCCTGGCCACCCTGGTGGGCGCGTTGCTGTGCTGGATCACCCCGTTCACCTTCTGGCAGGCGGCGCTGATGGCACTCACCGTCAATGCCATGGGGTTCTTTGGCGGGCTGGTGATGTCGGCGATCAAGCGCGACCGCGGGGTGAAGGACTGGGGCCACATGATCGAAGGCCACGGCGGCATGCTCGACCGCATGGATTCGGTGTGCTTCGCCGCGCCGGTGTTCTTCCACTTCGTGCGCTACTGGTGGGCATAG
- a CDS encoding lysophospholipid acyltransferase family protein has protein sequence MLASLTAFVITSAARLITGARALWLGCTPQPVQRLYFANHSSHGDFVLLWAALPEALRRHTRPVAGADYWCKPGIRDFLIRQVFNGVLIDRQRPAGEGNPLQPVLDAFAQGDSLIFFPEGTRNLTDDPLLPFKSGLFHLASANPQVELVPVWIANLNRVMPKGRALPLPLLCTLSFGEPLHLQTNEDKHAFLERARQALLNLAPKEA, from the coding sequence ATGCTCGCCAGCCTGACCGCCTTCGTCATCACCTCCGCCGCCCGCCTGATCACCGGCGCCCGCGCCTTGTGGCTGGGTTGCACGCCACAACCGGTACAGCGCCTGTACTTCGCCAACCACAGCAGCCACGGCGACTTCGTGCTGCTCTGGGCCGCGTTGCCCGAGGCATTGCGCCGCCATACCCGCCCCGTGGCCGGCGCCGACTACTGGTGCAAGCCGGGCATCCGCGACTTCCTCATCCGCCAGGTGTTCAACGGCGTGCTGATCGACCGCCAGCGCCCGGCCGGCGAGGGCAACCCGCTGCAACCGGTGCTCGATGCCTTCGCCCAGGGCGACTCGCTGATCTTCTTCCCCGAAGGCACGCGCAACCTCACCGACGACCCGCTGCTGCCGTTCAAGAGCGGCCTGTTCCACCTGGCCTCGGCCAACCCGCAGGTCGAACTGGTGCCGGTGTGGATCGCCAACCTCAACCGGGTCATGCCCAAGGGCCGCGCGCTGCCGCTGCCCCTGCTGTGCACCCTGAGCTTCGGCGAGCCCCTGCACCTGCAAACCAACGAAGACAAGCACGCATTTCTCGAGCGGGCCCGCCAGGCCCTGCTGAACCTGGCCCCGAAGGAAGCCTGA
- a CDS encoding phosphatase PAP2/dual specificity phosphatase family protein: protein MVREAGLVRRGVLWLLLLGPFFFLSYGLSNTYTAGRDDVGSLVFAWERHMPLWPWTIIPYWSIDLLYGLSFLLPLTRREMDRHALALLTAQFISVGCFLLWPLRFTFERPELSGLFGWLFDVLMGFDKPYNQAPSLHIALQVIIWTMFARHTRQRLWRWLVHGWMGLIGVSVLTTWQHHFIDVPTGALAGFVCLWLWPRQGALPWRMARLAHDPKRWRLALRYALGAALLAVIAFKLGHAALWLLWPAVSLLLVGMNYAAFGAGGFQKGADGRLSIAATCLLAPYLMAARVNSRLWTWRHPLPDEVCDGVYLGRMPGRSGASSFAGIVDVCAELPGPFAGLPANPSPHRYQALPTLDLVAPDSQLLQQAARAIEDLRQHGPLLVCCALGYSRSASAVAAWLVLSGRCNDVDEAEALIRGVRPGVVLHPAHRLALQQLEAHP from the coding sequence ATGGTGCGTGAAGCGGGGCTGGTTCGCCGGGGCGTGCTCTGGCTGTTGCTGCTCGGGCCGTTCTTCTTTCTCAGTTACGGCCTGAGCAACACCTACACCGCTGGCCGCGATGACGTCGGCAGCCTGGTGTTCGCCTGGGAACGGCACATGCCGCTGTGGCCGTGGACGATCATCCCATACTGGTCGATCGACCTGCTCTACGGGTTGTCGTTCCTGCTGCCGCTGACACGCCGGGAGATGGACCGCCATGCCCTGGCCCTGCTCACCGCGCAGTTCATCAGCGTCGGTTGCTTCCTGCTCTGGCCGCTGCGCTTCACCTTCGAACGCCCCGAGCTGTCGGGGCTGTTCGGCTGGTTGTTCGATGTGCTGATGGGCTTCGACAAGCCCTACAACCAGGCGCCGTCGCTGCATATCGCGCTGCAGGTGATCATCTGGACGATGTTTGCCCGGCATACCCGGCAGCGCTTGTGGCGCTGGCTGGTGCATGGCTGGATGGGGTTGATCGGTGTGTCGGTGCTGACCACCTGGCAGCATCATTTCATCGATGTGCCGACCGGCGCCCTGGCCGGCTTCGTCTGTCTGTGGCTGTGGCCACGGCAGGGGGCTTTGCCTTGGCGGATGGCCCGGCTTGCCCATGACCCCAAGCGCTGGCGGTTGGCGCTGCGCTATGCACTGGGGGCCGCGCTGCTCGCGGTGATCGCATTCAAGCTCGGGCATGCGGCGTTGTGGTTGCTCTGGCCTGCCGTGTCGTTGCTGCTGGTGGGGATGAACTATGCCGCATTCGGGGCAGGTGGTTTCCAGAAGGGCGCGGATGGGCGACTGTCCATTGCCGCGACCTGCCTGCTGGCGCCCTACCTGATGGCCGCAAGGGTCAATTCGCGGCTGTGGACATGGCGGCATCCCCTGCCAGATGAAGTGTGTGACGGCGTATACCTCGGGCGCATGCCTGGCCGTAGCGGTGCTTCATCATTCGCCGGTATCGTCGATGTATGCGCTGAGCTCCCCGGTCCATTCGCCGGCTTGCCGGCGAACCCGTCGCCACACCGATACCAGGCCCTGCCTACGCTCGATCTGGTCGCCCCCGACAGCCAACTGCTACAGCAAGCGGCCAGAGCCATCGAAGACCTGCGCCAGCACGGCCCACTTCTGGTCTGCTGCGCCCTGGGTTATTCGCGTAGCGCCAGCGCGGTGGCCGCCTGGCTGGTGCTCAGCGGTCGCTGCAACGATGTTGATGAGGCCGAAGCGCTGATCCGCGGGGTCCGCCCCGGCGTGGTCCTGCACCCAGCCCATCGCCTCGCCCTGCAACAGCTGGAAGCGCACCCATGA
- a CDS encoding bifunctional alpha/beta hydrolase/class I SAM-dependent methyltransferase gives MRQAQSLHFSTHDGVELHYRHWPATGNEHQPRRAVVMFHRGHEHGGRLAHLADELDLPGYDFFAWDARGHGQSPGARGDSPGFATSVRDVQTFIEHIQAQHGIAEPDMVVLAQSVGAVLIATWAHDYAPKVRCLVLASPAFKVKLYVPFARPGLKLLKAWRGNFFVNSYVKPRLLTHDPERVMSYVADPLISRPISVTMLLGLYDAADRVVADAQAIQVPTQLLISGADFVVERKPQEQFFERLGSVRKEKHILPGFFHDTLGERDRAHALARIKRFVEHCFAAPVPAPSLLDADKAGASCAEAESLAAPLPRNSPRDLYWRATRASLRLGKGLSEGVKLGFDTGFDSGSTLDYVYRNQATGRGRIGELIDRNYLDAIGWRGIRQRKLNVEELLRLAIARLREQQCPVRIVDIAAGHGRYILEALQGLQQLPDSILLRDYSELNVQQGNALINEKGLGDIAQFIQGDAFDRQSLASLDPRPTLAVVSGLYELFPSNELVGNSLAGLADAVEDGGYLVYTGQPWHPQLEMIARALTSHRGGEAWVMRRRSQAEMDQLVEAAGFRKIAQRVDEWGIFSVSLAQRVR, from the coding sequence ATGCGCCAAGCGCAATCGCTGCATTTCTCCACCCATGACGGGGTCGAGCTGCACTACCGTCACTGGCCCGCCACCGGCAATGAACACCAGCCTCGCCGCGCCGTGGTGATGTTCCACCGCGGCCACGAGCACGGCGGGCGCCTGGCGCACCTGGCCGATGAGCTGGACCTGCCCGGCTACGATTTCTTCGCCTGGGATGCCCGTGGCCACGGCCAGTCGCCGGGCGCCCGCGGCGACAGCCCGGGCTTCGCCACCAGCGTGCGCGACGTGCAGACCTTCATCGAGCATATCCAGGCGCAGCACGGCATCGCCGAGCCGGACATGGTGGTGCTGGCGCAGAGTGTCGGCGCCGTGCTGATCGCCACCTGGGCCCACGACTACGCACCCAAGGTGCGCTGCCTGGTGCTGGCCTCGCCGGCATTCAAGGTCAAGCTCTACGTACCCTTCGCCCGGCCGGGGCTGAAACTGCTGAAAGCCTGGCGCGGCAACTTCTTCGTCAACAGTTACGTCAAGCCGCGGCTGCTGACCCACGATCCTGAGCGCGTCATGTCATACGTGGCCGACCCGCTGATCAGCCGCCCCATCTCGGTCACCATGCTGCTGGGCCTGTATGATGCCGCCGACCGCGTGGTGGCCGACGCCCAGGCGATCCAGGTCCCCACGCAACTGCTGATCTCCGGCGCCGACTTCGTGGTCGAGCGCAAGCCGCAGGAGCAGTTCTTCGAGCGCCTGGGCAGCGTGCGCAAGGAGAAGCACATCCTCCCCGGCTTCTTCCATGACACCCTCGGCGAGCGCGACCGCGCCCATGCCCTGGCGCGGATCAAGCGCTTCGTCGAGCACTGCTTCGCTGCCCCGGTGCCCGCGCCTTCGCTGCTCGACGCCGACAAGGCTGGCGCCAGCTGCGCCGAGGCCGAGAGCCTGGCCGCGCCGCTGCCGCGCAACTCGCCACGCGACCTCTACTGGCGCGCTACCCGTGCCAGCCTGCGGCTGGGCAAGGGCCTTTCCGAAGGCGTGAAGCTGGGTTTCGACACCGGCTTCGACTCCGGTTCCACCCTCGATTATGTCTACCGCAACCAAGCGACCGGCAGAGGGCGGATCGGCGAATTGATCGACCGCAACTACCTCGACGCCATTGGCTGGCGCGGCATCCGCCAGCGCAAACTGAACGTCGAAGAGCTGCTGCGCCTGGCCATCGCCAGGCTGCGTGAGCAACAGTGTCCGGTGCGCATCGTCGACATCGCCGCCGGCCACGGCCGTTACATCCTCGAAGCGCTGCAAGGCTTGCAGCAATTGCCCGATTCGATCCTGCTGCGCGACTACAGCGAGCTGAACGTGCAACAGGGCAACGCGCTGATCAACGAAAAGGGCCTGGGCGATATCGCCCAGTTCATCCAGGGTGACGCCTTCGACCGCCAGAGCCTGGCCAGCCTCGACCCGCGCCCTACCCTCGCGGTGGTCTCGGGCTTGTATGAGTTGTTCCCCAGCAATGAATTGGTGGGCAACTCGCTGGCGGGCCTGGCCGATGCCGTCGAGGACGGCGGCTACCTGGTCTACACCGGCCAGCCCTGGCACCCGCAGTTGGAGATGATCGCTCGTGCCCTGACCAGCCACCGCGGCGGTGAGGCCTGGGTGATGCGCCGGCGCAGCCAGGCGGAGATGGACCAGTTGGTGGAAGCGGCCGGGTTCCGCAAGATCGCCCAGCGCGTCGACGAATGGGGCATCTTCAGCGTCAGCCTGGCGCAGCGGGTGCGTTGA
- a CDS encoding CDP-alcohol phosphatidyltransferase family protein, whose amino-acid sequence MPSIYQLKPRFQALLRPSVQRLYDRGVTANQVTVTAAVVSVLLGLLLAWLPHLTWLFILVPIWMLLRMALNAVDGMLAREFGQQSKLGAYLNELCDVIADAALYLPFALLAGVSPLLVVLVVLFAVISEYAGVMGPLAGASRRYDGPMGKSDRAFAFGVLGTGVAIGLLNAAWINGLLLVILLLSLYTLYNRVRHGLIEAR is encoded by the coding sequence GTGCCATCGATCTACCAGCTCAAACCCCGCTTCCAGGCACTGCTGCGCCCTTCGGTCCAGCGCCTCTACGACCGTGGCGTCACGGCCAACCAGGTCACCGTCACTGCTGCCGTCGTGTCCGTTCTGCTGGGCCTGCTGCTGGCCTGGTTGCCCCACCTGACCTGGCTGTTCATCCTCGTGCCGATCTGGATGCTGCTGCGCATGGCGCTCAACGCGGTCGACGGCATGCTGGCCCGCGAGTTCGGCCAGCAGTCGAAACTGGGCGCCTACCTCAACGAACTGTGCGACGTGATCGCCGATGCCGCGCTGTACCTGCCCTTCGCCTTGCTCGCCGGAGTGTCCCCCCTCCTGGTGGTGCTGGTGGTGCTGTTCGCGGTGATCAGCGAATACGCCGGGGTGATGGGCCCGCTGGCCGGCGCCTCGCGTCGCTACGACGGGCCGATGGGCAAGAGCGATAGAGCGTTCGCCTTCGGCGTGCTGGGTACCGGCGTCGCCATCGGGTTGTTGAACGCTGCGTGGATCAACGGCCTGCTGCTGGTCATCCTGCTGCTCTCGCTCTATACCCTGTACAACCGGGTTCGCCACGGCCTGATCGAAGCCCGCTGA
- a CDS encoding type II toxin-antitoxin system HicA family toxin, whose amino-acid sequence MRSRDVIQLIEADGWYEVEVKGSHHQFRHPFKRGRVTVPHPKSDLPRGTAHSILKRAGLK is encoded by the coding sequence ATGCGCAGCAGGGACGTGATTCAGCTCATCGAGGCCGATGGCTGGTACGAAGTCGAGGTGAAGGGCAGCCATCATCAGTTCAGGCACCCGTTCAAGCGGGGGCGGGTCACGGTGCCACATCCCAAGAGCGATCTACCCAGGGGCACCGCCCACAGCATCCTCAAACGGGCGGGCCTGAAATGA
- a CDS encoding type II toxin-antitoxin system HicB family antitoxin, with protein MKFPVVLHKDEGSDYGVIVPDVPGCFSAGFSVSQALDNVQEALALHFEGLVADGEALPQAQEVDVHVANPDYAGGVWAVVEFDVTPYLGKAVRFNATLPENLLQRIDEKVKRDHRYASRSGFLASAALRELAVVH; from the coding sequence ATGAAATTTCCAGTTGTGCTGCACAAGGACGAAGGTTCGGACTACGGCGTGATCGTGCCCGATGTGCCTGGCTGCTTCTCCGCAGGTTTCAGCGTTTCCCAGGCGCTGGACAACGTCCAGGAGGCCCTGGCGCTGCATTTCGAGGGGCTGGTGGCCGATGGCGAGGCGCTGCCCCAGGCCCAGGAAGTGGACGTGCATGTGGCCAACCCCGACTACGCCGGCGGCGTCTGGGCGGTGGTGGAGTTCGACGTCACCCCGTACCTGGGCAAGGCGGTACGCTTCAACGCGACGCTGCCGGAGAACCTGCTGCAGCGGATCGACGAGAAAGTGAAGCGTGACCATCGTTACGCCTCGCGCTCGGGTTTTCTCGCTTCGGCGGCGCTGCGCGAGCTGGCCGTGGTGCACTGA